One window of Mesorhizobium loti R88b genomic DNA carries:
- a CDS encoding Gfo/Idh/MocA family protein — MSEPINIGIVGVGKIVRDQHLPALAKDQDYRLVAAASRHGKVDGIPNFPTIEAMLDAVPELDAVSLCMPPQFRYDAARTALIAKKHVFLEKPPGATVSEVEDLKRLATASGVSLFASWHSRYAPAVEAARNFLASTRIRSAAIVWKEDVRRWHPNQDWIWAPGGFGVFDPGINALSIATHILPAMFITAAVLDFPENRAAPVAAQVTFRTSNGLPVTMDLDWLQTGPQSWDILADTDAGKMVLSGGGSKLAVDGRVVHEEPEAEYPMLYKRFAEIVRAGASDVDLAPLQHVADAFMLGKRNVVEAFFD; from the coding sequence GTGTCTGAGCCCATCAACATTGGCATCGTCGGCGTCGGCAAGATCGTCCGCGACCAGCACCTGCCGGCCCTGGCGAAAGACCAGGACTATCGCCTGGTCGCGGCCGCCAGCCGGCACGGCAAGGTCGACGGCATTCCGAATTTTCCCACCATCGAAGCAATGCTCGACGCGGTGCCGGAGCTCGACGCCGTTTCGCTCTGCATGCCGCCGCAGTTCCGCTACGATGCGGCGCGCACGGCGCTGATCGCAAAAAAGCATGTCTTCCTGGAAAAGCCGCCCGGCGCCACGGTCAGCGAGGTCGAGGACCTGAAGAGACTTGCGACGGCCAGTGGCGTCTCGCTGTTCGCCAGCTGGCATTCGCGCTACGCGCCGGCTGTGGAGGCCGCGCGCAACTTCCTCGCATCGACCCGAATCCGGTCAGCTGCGATTGTCTGGAAAGAGGACGTACGCCGCTGGCATCCGAATCAGGACTGGATCTGGGCGCCTGGCGGCTTCGGTGTCTTCGATCCCGGCATCAACGCGCTGTCGATCGCAACCCACATCCTGCCGGCGATGTTCATCACCGCGGCCGTGCTCGACTTTCCGGAAAACCGCGCCGCCCCGGTCGCAGCGCAGGTCACCTTCCGCACGTCGAACGGACTGCCGGTGACAATGGACCTCGACTGGCTGCAGACCGGCCCGCAAAGCTGGGACATCCTGGCCGACACGGATGCCGGCAAGATGGTGCTGTCGGGCGGTGGTTCGAAGCTCGCGGTCGACGGCCGTGTCGTGCACGAGGAGCCGGAGGCGGAATACCCGATGCTTTACAAGCGTTTCGCCGAGATCGTGCGCGCCGGTGCCTCAGATGTCGATCTGGCGCCGCTGCAGCATGTCGCCGACGCCTTCATGCTCGGCAAGCGCAATGTGGTCGAGGCGTTTTTCGATTGA
- a CDS encoding PLP-dependent cysteine synthase family protein, with amino-acid sequence MVEPASRAWADKAVAAIEADQHRSADTHLWKLDLPAPMGIDFYLKDESTHPTGSLKHRLARSLFLYALCNGLVREGSPVVEASSGSTAVSEAYFARMIGVPFYAVMPRSTSREKIAAIEHYGGNCHFIDDGRRIYAESAELTERLGGHFMDQFTHAERATDWRGNNNIADSIFGQMREERHPIPSWIVMSAGTGGTSATIGRYLRYKRHATRLSVADVERSAFFKGFATHDRDCRCEQPSRIEGIGRPRMEPSFVPGVIDHMLRVPDAVSLAAMRVLSRRLGRRVGGSTGTNFIAMCFQAARMVEHGKTGSLVTLICDSGDRYANTYYSDEWLAANGLDPSPFEPVIEAFLAGGKLTLQFEESWG; translated from the coding sequence ATGGTTGAACCTGCATCCCGGGCCTGGGCCGACAAGGCGGTCGCCGCGATCGAGGCCGACCAGCACCGCTCTGCGGACACGCATCTTTGGAAACTCGACCTGCCGGCGCCGATGGGAATTGACTTCTATCTCAAGGATGAATCCACCCATCCGACCGGCAGCCTGAAGCACCGGCTGGCGCGTTCGCTGTTTCTTTATGCTCTGTGCAATGGCCTGGTCCGCGAAGGCTCGCCAGTGGTCGAAGCCTCATCAGGCTCAACAGCGGTGTCGGAAGCGTATTTCGCCCGCATGATCGGCGTGCCTTTCTACGCAGTGATGCCCCGATCGACGTCGCGCGAAAAGATCGCCGCGATCGAGCATTATGGCGGCAACTGCCATTTCATCGACGACGGCAGGCGCATCTATGCCGAGTCGGCCGAACTCACCGAACGGCTCGGCGGCCATTTCATGGACCAGTTCACCCATGCCGAACGCGCCACCGACTGGCGCGGCAACAACAACATTGCCGATTCCATCTTCGGACAGATGCGCGAGGAGCGGCATCCCATCCCAAGCTGGATCGTGATGAGTGCCGGTACGGGCGGCACGTCAGCCACGATTGGCCGATACCTGCGCTACAAGCGGCACGCCACGCGGCTGTCGGTTGCGGATGTCGAGCGCTCCGCCTTCTTCAAAGGCTTTGCCACGCACGATCGCGATTGTCGCTGCGAACAGCCGTCGCGGATCGAGGGCATTGGCCGGCCGCGCATGGAGCCGTCCTTCGTGCCTGGCGTCATCGATCACATGCTGCGGGTGCCGGATGCCGTATCGCTGGCGGCGATGCGGGTTTTGTCGCGCCGGCTCGGCCGCCGTGTCGGCGGCTCGACCGGCACCAACTTCATCGCCATGTGCTTTCAGGCCGCACGTATGGTCGAGCATGGCAAAACCGGTTCGCTGGTTACGCTGATCTGCGATTCCGGTGACCGCTATGCCAACACCTACTATTCGGATGAATGGCTGGCAGCCAACGGCCTCGACCCCTCGCCTTTCGAACCAGTGATCGAGGCCTTTCTGGCGGGCGGAAAGCTGACGTTGCAATTCGAGGAAAGCTGGGGCTGA
- the rpoC gene encoding DNA-directed RNA polymerase subunit beta', whose product MNQEVMNLFNPQAPAQVFDSIRISLASPEKILSWSFGEIKKPETINYRTFKPERDGLFCARIFGPIKDYECLCGKYKRMKYKGVICEKCGVEVTLSRVRRERMGHIELAAPVAHIWFLKSLPSRIGTLLDMTLKDIERVLYFENYIVTEPGLTALKEHQLLSEEEYMIAVDEYGEDSFTAMIGAEAIHDLLAGMDLEKIAGDLRSELASTTSELKQKKYLKRLKVVENFMESGNRPEWMIMKVVPVIPPDLRPLVPLDGGRFATSDLNDLYRRVINRNNRLKRLIELRAPGIIVRNEKRMLQEAVDALFDNGRRGRVITGANKRPLKSLSDMLKGKQGRFRQNLLGKRVDYSGRSVIVTGPELKLHQCGLPKKMALELFKPFIYARLDAKGYSSTVKQAKKLVEKERPEVWDILDEVIREHPVLLNRAPTLHRLGIQAFEPILIEGKAIQLHPLVCTAFNADFDGDQMAVHVPLSLEAQLEARVLMMSTNNILHPASGAPIIVPSQDMVLGLYYLSIVNQNEPGEGMVFADMGELQHALETKAVTLHSKIRGRFRTVDAEGKIVSKIHDTTPGRMIIGELLPKNVNVPYETANQEMTKKNISKMIDTVYRHCGQKETVIFCDRIMALGFSHACRAGISFGKDDMLIPDSKIKLVSDTEALAKEYEQQYNDGLITQGEKYNKVVDAWAKCSEKVADEMMARIKAVEFEDNGRQKPMNSIYMMSHSGARGSPTQMRQLAGMRGLMAKPSGEIIETPIISNFKEGLTVLEYFNSTHGARKGLADTALKTANSGYLTRRLVDVAQDCIVNSVDCGTDKGLTMQPIVDAGQVVASVGQRVLGRTSLDDITHPVSGDVLVKAGTLMDERDVEKIEKAGVQSVRIRSALTCEVRIGVCAVCYGRDLARGTPVNQGEAVGVIAAQSIGEPGTQLTMRTFHMGGTAQVVDSSFLEASYEGKVEIRNRNVVRNSDGQQMVMGRNMAVLILDEAGKERASHRLTYGSRIFVDDGDKVKRGQRIAEWDPYTRPVLTEIEGRVSYEDLVDGISVQETADESTGITKREVIDWRSTPRGNDLKPAIAIQDAKGKVGKLSKGGDARFLLSVEAILSVEPGSQVRPGDVLARIPMESAKTKDITGGLPRVAELFEARRPKDHAIIAEIDGTIRFGRDYKNKRRIIIEPHDSTLEPVEYLIPKGKPFHLQDGDVIEKGDYILDGNPAPHDILAIKGVEALASYLVNEIQEVYRLQGVSINDKHIEVIVRQMLQKVEITVQGDSTYIPGDHVDVIELEEVNERLVEDGKKPAEGQPVLLGITKASLQTPSFISAASFQETTRVLTEAAVAGKTDMLQGLKENVIVGRLIPAGTGGTMSQIRRIATSRDELIIDERRKASGVEVAEPMLADMTTAAQ is encoded by the coding sequence ATGAACCAAGAGGTCATGAATCTCTTCAATCCGCAGGCGCCTGCGCAGGTGTTCGATTCCATCCGGATCTCACTGGCCAGCCCTGAGAAGATTCTGTCCTGGTCGTTTGGCGAGATCAAGAAGCCGGAGACCATCAACTACCGCACCTTCAAGCCGGAGCGTGACGGTCTGTTCTGCGCGCGCATTTTCGGCCCGATCAAGGACTATGAGTGCTTGTGCGGCAAGTACAAGCGCATGAAGTACAAGGGCGTCATCTGCGAAAAGTGCGGCGTCGAAGTCACGCTGTCGCGCGTCCGTCGCGAGCGCATGGGCCATATCGAGCTCGCCGCACCCGTCGCTCACATCTGGTTCCTGAAGTCGCTGCCGTCGCGCATCGGCACGCTGCTCGACATGACCCTGAAGGACATCGAGCGCGTCCTCTACTTCGAGAACTACATCGTCACCGAGCCTGGCCTCACCGCGCTGAAGGAGCACCAGCTGCTCAGCGAGGAAGAGTACATGATCGCTGTCGACGAGTATGGCGAGGATTCGTTCACCGCCATGATCGGCGCCGAGGCCATTCATGACCTTCTGGCCGGCATGGACCTGGAGAAGATCGCCGGCGACCTGCGTTCGGAACTGGCTTCGACCACGTCCGAGCTGAAGCAGAAGAAGTATCTCAAGCGGCTCAAGGTCGTCGAGAATTTCATGGAATCCGGCAACCGTCCGGAATGGATGATCATGAAGGTGGTTCCGGTGATCCCGCCGGACCTGCGCCCGCTGGTTCCGCTGGATGGTGGACGTTTCGCCACGTCCGACCTGAACGACCTCTATCGTCGCGTCATCAATCGCAACAACCGTCTGAAGCGGCTGATCGAGCTGCGCGCTCCCGGCATCATCGTGCGCAATGAAAAGCGCATGCTGCAGGAAGCCGTCGATGCGCTGTTCGACAATGGCCGTCGCGGCCGCGTCATCACCGGCGCCAACAAGCGCCCGCTGAAGTCGCTGTCCGACATGCTGAAGGGCAAGCAGGGCCGGTTCCGTCAGAACCTGCTCGGCAAGCGCGTCGACTATTCCGGCCGTTCGGTCATCGTCACCGGTCCGGAGCTCAAGCTGCACCAGTGCGGCCTGCCGAAGAAGATGGCGCTCGAACTGTTCAAGCCCTTCATCTACGCCCGTCTCGACGCCAAGGGTTACTCCTCGACCGTCAAGCAGGCCAAGAAGCTGGTCGAGAAGGAGCGTCCGGAGGTCTGGGATATCCTCGACGAGGTCATCCGCGAGCACCCGGTTCTGCTGAACCGCGCGCCGACGCTGCACCGCTTGGGCATCCAGGCGTTCGAGCCGATCCTGATCGAAGGCAAGGCGATCCAGCTGCACCCGCTGGTGTGCACGGCCTTCAACGCCGACTTCGACGGTGACCAGATGGCGGTTCACGTGCCGCTTTCGCTGGAAGCGCAGCTTGAAGCCCGCGTGCTGATGATGTCGACCAACAACATCCTGCACCCGGCTTCCGGCGCGCCGATCATCGTGCCGTCGCAGGACATGGTTCTCGGTCTCTACTATCTCTCGATCGTCAACCAGAACGAGCCGGGCGAAGGCATGGTGTTTGCCGACATGGGCGAACTCCAGCATGCGCTCGAGACCAAGGCCGTGACGCTGCACTCCAAGATCAGGGGCCGCTTCCGCACGGTCGATGCCGAAGGCAAGATCGTGTCGAAGATCCATGACACCACCCCTGGCCGCATGATCATCGGCGAGCTTCTGCCGAAGAACGTCAACGTGCCCTACGAGACCGCCAACCAGGAGATGACCAAGAAGAACATCTCCAAGATGATCGACACCGTCTACCGCCATTGCGGTCAGAAGGAGACGGTCATTTTCTGCGATCGCATCATGGCGCTCGGCTTCAGCCATGCCTGCCGTGCCGGCATTTCGTTCGGCAAGGACGACATGCTGATCCCCGACAGCAAGATCAAGCTGGTGTCCGACACCGAGGCTTTGGCCAAGGAATACGAGCAGCAGTACAATGACGGCCTGATCACGCAGGGCGAGAAGTACAACAAGGTCGTCGACGCCTGGGCCAAGTGCTCGGAAAAGGTCGCCGACGAAATGATGGCCCGCATCAAGGCGGTCGAGTTCGAGGACAATGGCCGTCAGAAGCCGATGAACTCGATCTACATGATGTCGCACTCCGGTGCGCGTGGCTCGCCCACCCAGATGCGCCAGCTTGCCGGCATGCGCGGCCTGATGGCCAAGCCGTCGGGTGAAATCATCGAGACGCCGATCATCTCGAACTTCAAGGAAGGCCTGACCGTGCTCGAGTACTTCAACTCGACCCACGGCGCCCGCAAGGGTCTGGCCGACACCGCCCTGAAGACGGCGAACTCGGGCTACCTCACCCGTCGTCTGGTCGACGTGGCGCAGGACTGCATCGTCAACTCCGTGGATTGCGGCACCGACAAGGGCCTCACCATGCAGCCGATCGTCGATGCCGGTCAGGTCGTTGCTTCGGTCGGCCAGCGCGTGCTGGGCCGTACCTCGCTCGACGACATCACCCATCCGGTGTCGGGCGATGTTCTGGTCAAGGCCGGAACGCTGATGGACGAGCGTGACGTGGAGAAGATCGAAAAGGCCGGCGTGCAGTCGGTCCGCATTCGCTCGGCACTGACCTGCGAGGTCAGGATCGGCGTCTGCGCGGTCTGCTACGGACGCGATCTGGCTCGCGGTACCCCGGTCAACCAGGGTGAAGCGGTCGGCGTCATCGCGGCGCAGTCGATCGGTGAGCCGGGTACCCAGCTCACTATGCGTACCTTCCACATGGGCGGTACCGCGCAGGTGGTGGACTCTTCGTTCCTTGAAGCCTCCTATGAGGGCAAGGTCGAGATCCGCAACCGCAACGTGGTGCGCAACTCCGACGGCCAGCAGATGGTCATGGGCCGCAACATGGCGGTGCTGATCCTCGATGAAGCCGGAAAGGAGCGTGCCTCGCACCGCCTCACCTATGGTTCGCGCATCTTCGTGGACGATGGTGACAAGGTGAAGCGCGGCCAGCGTATCGCCGAGTGGGATCCCTATACCCGTCCGGTCCTCACCGAAATCGAGGGCAGGGTGTCGTACGAGGATCTGGTCGATGGCATCTCCGTCCAGGAAACGGCCGACGAGTCGACCGGCATCACCAAGCGTGAGGTCATCGACTGGCGCTCGACGCCGCGTGGAAACGACCTGAAGCCGGCGATCGCCATCCAGGACGCCAAGGGCAAGGTCGGCAAGCTGTCGAAGGGCGGCGACGCCCGCTTCCTGCTCTCGGTCGAGGCCATTCTCTCGGTCGAGCCGGGTTCGCAGGTTCGCCCTGGCGACGTTCTGGCGCGTATCCCGATGGAAAGTGCCAAGACCAAGGACATCACCGGCGGTCTGCCGCGTGTTGCCGAACTGTTCGAGGCACGTCGTCCGAAGGATCACGCCATCATCGCCGAGATCGATGGCACGATCCGCTTCGGCCGCGACTACAAGAACAAGCGCCGCATCATCATCGAGCCGCACGACTCGACGCTTGAGCCGGTCGAATACCTGATCCCGAAGGGCAAGCCGTTCCATCTCCAGGACGGCGACGTCATCGAGAAGGGCGACTACATCCTCGACGGCAATCCGGCGCCGCACGACATCCTGGCGATCAAGGGCGTGGAGGCACTTGCTTCCTACCTCGTCAACGAAATCCAGGAAGTTTATCGTCTGCAGGGCGTGTCGATCAACGACAAGCACATCGAGGTGATCGTTCGCCAGATGCTGCAGAAGGTCGAGATCACGGTGCAGGGCGACTCGACCTACATTCCGGGCGACCACGTCGACGTGATCGAGCTGGAAGAGGTCAACGAGCGCCTGGTCGAGGACGGCAAGAAGCCGGCCGAAGGCCAGCCGGTGCTGCTGGGCATAACCAAGGCCTCGCTGCAGACGCCGTCCTTCATCTCGGCCGCCTCCTTCCAGGAGACGACCAGGGTGCTGACGGAAGCCGCGGTTGCCGGCAAGACCGACATGCTGCAGGGCTTGAAGGAAAACGTCATTGTCGGCCGGCTGATCCCGGCCGGCACAGGCGGCACGATGAGCCAGATCCGGCGCATCGCCACCTCGCGCGACGAACTGATCATCGATGAGCGCCGCAAGGCCTCCGGTGTGGAAGTTGCCGAGCCTATGCTGGCCGACATGACAACCGCCGCGCAGTAA
- a CDS encoding O-methyltransferase, with product MSKKTWAAVDDYIVDALFEADPALDTVLAANRDQGLPPIDVSPAQGKLLSLLARIQGAKKVLEIGTLGGYSTIWMARALPASGKIVTLELDPHHASVARSNFVRAGVSERVELRVGPAVQSLAALSAENAGPFDLIFIDADKPNNPNYLSWAMRLSRPGTVIVCDNVIRDGAVLDEGGHDANVVGARAAFSFIGSDKRLDGTAIQTVGAKGYDGFAIAIVE from the coding sequence ATGAGCAAGAAGACCTGGGCTGCTGTCGACGACTACATCGTTGATGCCCTGTTCGAGGCGGATCCCGCCCTCGACACTGTTCTGGCCGCCAACCGTGACCAAGGTTTGCCGCCGATCGACGTCTCGCCGGCGCAGGGCAAGCTGCTTTCGCTTCTTGCGCGCATTCAGGGAGCGAAGAAGGTTCTCGAAATCGGCACGCTGGGCGGCTATTCGACGATCTGGATGGCGCGCGCCTTGCCTGCAAGCGGCAAGATCGTGACGCTTGAACTCGACCCGCACCACGCCAGCGTCGCGAGGTCAAACTTTGTCCGGGCAGGCGTGTCGGAGCGCGTGGAACTGCGGGTCGGGCCGGCCGTTCAGTCACTTGCCGCGCTGAGCGCTGAGAACGCCGGACCGTTCGATCTCATCTTCATCGACGCCGACAAGCCGAACAACCCGAATTATTTGTCCTGGGCGATGCGGCTTTCGCGGCCGGGAACGGTCATTGTCTGTGACAACGTCATCCGCGACGGCGCCGTGCTCGATGAGGGTGGCCATGACGCCAACGTCGTGGGCGCCCGGGCAGCGTTCTCGTTCATCGGCAGCGATAAGCGGTTGGATGGCACCGCCATTCAGACGGTTGGCGCCAAGGGCTATGACGGCTTTGCGATTGCGATCGTCGAGTGA